The Flavobacterium jumunjinense genome includes a region encoding these proteins:
- a CDS encoding aminotransferase class I/II-fold pyridoxal phosphate-dependent enzyme codes for MVKDLFERIQNNKGPLGKWASQAEGYFVFPKLEGDLGPRMKFHGKEILNWSINDYLGLANHPEVRKADAEAALEYGAAYPMGARMMSGHTSIHEQLEQELASFVKKESCYLLNFGYQGIMSAIDALVTKNDIIVYDVDAHACIIDGVRLHMGKRFTYKHNDLESMEKNLQRATKMAEETGGGILFITEGVFGMRGQQGKLKEIVAMKEKYNFRLLVDDAHGFGTLGATGAGAGEEQGCQDGIDVYFSTFAKSMASIGAFLAADKDIIDYLKYNLRSQMFAKSLPMIQTLGALKRLQLLRDNPGLKNKLWENVNALQNGLKEKGFNIGDTNTCVTPVYLEGSIPEAMIMVNDLRENYGIFLSIVVYPVIPKGIILLRMIPTASHTLEDVNETLTAFEAIRDRLVSGEYKKIAEASVQDV; via the coding sequence ATGGTAAAAGATTTATTTGAGAGAATACAAAATAATAAAGGTCCTCTAGGAAAATGGGCTTCACAAGCAGAAGGATACTTTGTTTTTCCTAAATTAGAGGGAGATTTAGGACCGAGAATGAAGTTTCATGGAAAAGAAATTTTAAATTGGAGTATTAATGATTATTTAGGATTGGCTAATCATCCTGAAGTTAGGAAAGCTGATGCAGAAGCTGCTTTAGAATATGGTGCAGCTTATCCAATGGGTGCGCGTATGATGAGTGGTCATACAAGTATTCACGAACAGTTAGAGCAAGAATTAGCTTCTTTTGTTAAAAAAGAATCATGTTATTTATTGAATTTTGGTTATCAAGGTATAATGTCTGCTATTGATGCTTTGGTTACTAAAAATGATATTATTGTTTATGATGTAGATGCTCATGCATGTATTATAGATGGTGTTCGTTTACATATGGGTAAACGTTTTACATATAAGCATAACGACCTTGAAAGCATGGAGAAAAATCTTCAACGTGCTACAAAGATGGCCGAAGAAACTGGTGGTGGAATTTTATTCATTACTGAAGGAGTTTTCGGAATGAGAGGACAACAAGGTAAATTAAAAGAAATTGTAGCAATGAAAGAAAAATACAATTTCCGTTTACTAGTTGATGATGCTCATGGATTTGGTACTTTAGGTGCTACAGGAGCAGGAGCAGGAGAAGAGCAAGGTTGCCAAGATGGTATTGATGTGTATTTCTCTACATTTGCAAAATCTATGGCAAGTATTGGTGCTTTTTTAGCAGCTGATAAAGATATTATTGATTATTTAAAATACAACCTACGTTCACAAATGTTTGCTAAATCATTACCAATGATTCAAACACTTGGAGCTTTAAAACGTTTGCAATTATTAAGAGATAACCCAGGTTTAAAAAATAAACTTTGGGAAAATGTAAACGCTTTGCAAAATGGTTTGAAAGAAAAAGGATTTAATATTGGAGACACAAATACATGTGTTACTCCAGTTTATCTTGAAGGTTCAATACCAGAAGCAATGATTATGGTAAATGATTTAAGAGAAAATTATGGTATATTTTTATCAATCGTAGTTTATCCAGTAATCCCTAAAGGTATTATTTTATTAAGAATGATTCCTACAGCTTCACATACTTTAGAAGATGTTAATGAAACTTTAACTGCTTTTGAAGCAATTAGAGACCGATTAGTTAGTGGAGAGTATAAAAAGA